The Mytilus edulis chromosome 12, xbMytEdul2.2, whole genome shotgun sequence genome contains a region encoding:
- the LOC139499446 gene encoding fibrinogen-like protein A: MKCYWKMNSINLVVALCLSWYGDILVTALDSDTKNIGEQDSLSMPLITDKGAPLVAMLDTKSINRKIKVYIQKLMRNTVQNYEKEQIQRMLKTFLEEKSTVEFFRNITLQEINDVLSEKGQDRLVDSVSIEGERKRDCGEIAKSNRKARSGVYTIFPDKRTSMRVSCNMDTVHDAWTIIQRKFEGTVNFQRTWKDYENGFGDPSGEYWIGNKHIHSLTSSGKCELKIDLTDLANTKKFAVYKTFLVGDAASKYKLTIGEYSGNAGDKMAYHNGMKFSTIDQDNDENKDQSWAKMYSAWWHNNCCLSGLNNSTLYWSPFKPQTLKRSVMMIRKLQ; the protein is encoded by the exons ATGAAGTGCTATTGGAAAATGAATTCAATCAATTTAGTAGTTGCTTTATGTTTGTCCTGGTATGGAGATATTCTTGTAACAGCATTAGATTCAGACACCAAAAATATAGGGGAACAAGACTCTTTGTCAATGCCTTTGATTACCGACAAAGGAGCACCACTTGTGGCCATGCTAGACACAAAATCCATCAACAGGAAAATTAAGGTTTACATACAAAAGCTTATGAGGAATACGGTTCAAAATTATGAGAAAGAACAAATACAACGTATGTTGAAGACATTTTTGGAAGAAAAATCGACCGTAGAATTTTTCAGAAATATAACCCTGCAGGAAATTAATGACGTTTTGAGCGAGAAAGGACAAGACCGACTGGTTGATTCTGTTAGCATTGAAG gagAGAGGAAACGGGACTGCGgtgaaatagcaaaatcaaatcgGAAGGCCAGATCTGGTGTGTATACTATATTTCCGGATAAGAGGACTTCAATGAGAGTGTCTTGTAATATGGATACAGTTCATGATGCATGGACA ATCATCCAGAGAAAGTTCGAAGGTACTGTAAACTTCCAACGAACGTGGAAAGATTATGAGAACGGATTTGGGGATCCTTCTGGGGAATACTGGATAG GAAACAAACACATTCACAGCCTGACATCCAGTGGAAAATGTGAACTTAAAATAGACCTAACGGACCTAGCAAATACAAAGAAGTTTGCTGTGTATAAAACGTTTTTAGTGGGAGATGCAGCGTCTAAGTATAAACTTACTATTGGGGAATATAGTGGAAATGCAG GTGATAAGATGGCGTATCATAATGGGATGAAGTTCTCAACGATAGACCAGGATAATGATGAGAATAAAGATCAATCATGGGCGAAAATGTATAGCGCATGGTGGCATAACAACTGTTGTTTAAGTGGTCTCAATAACAGCACCCTGTACTGGAGTCCATTCAAACCCCAAACACTAAAAAGGTCGGTAATGATGATAAGAAAACTGCAGTAA